TTGTTCtatattttacattattgcATGCGTATATTTTGATTCTACTGAatctttatttcgttttacaGTTCTAAACCTACATTCGCAAAGGCATGAAGACCTAATTTTAAAGCCGATAATTAAATTATAGAAGAGAGGAAACCGTAGAGAACATTGAACGGAAAAAGGCAAACGGTGGTAGGGGAACACGTGCGTCGCACCTAGtattgctactgctgctgctgtttgcGCAAGAGAGAGGTTACccatttgttgttggaattgaGTGTAAACTTGGTGGAAATGTTTTTggattgataaaataaaattgaacagAGGAATTAGCTACTGAAAAGCAATTAAGCTGCTTtataaaaaagaagcaaaaaaggaaaagaatgaAACTACTTTTGTATGTTAAAAGCAAAATGTAGTGCCTTTGGATAGTAAAACTGCTgtgtataagattttttttttaacgttgATGTAACATACCCTTACGACataaaaatatagctaattttaataatcagtttaTAAGAATTACAATGTCGTTCATAAATAATCTGAAGAAGGTGTTCCACCTTGGAGGTGGGGAGGCGAAGAAGAAACGCCTTTACAATAATATCAAAATGGATACCGACCCGGCGGAGTTTTGGGAAATGGTGGGTGAGCTGGGCGATGGCGCTTTTGGCAAAGTATATAAAGCGCAACACAAGGAACACAAACGTTTTGCAGCGGCGAAATTATGCACATTGGAAGATGAAGAAAATCTTAGTGATCACATGGTTGAGATCGATATTTTATCAGAGATAAAACATCCAAACATTGTGGAATTGTATGAGGCGTTTTCAATAGAGGACAAATTATGGGTGAGTTTATAAAGCATAAATCTGACTATACATTGAAGCAATAGCATAGCCATCTGTCACttgtaaaaatttactaatatatTCGCTattcgcaaatattttttttcagatgctAATTGAGTATTGCGATGGTGGTGCTTTAGACAGCATAATGGTGGAATTGGAGAAACCGTTAACGGAGCCACAAATCGCCTATGTTTGCCGACATATGACTGAAGGTTTAagttttttacataaaagtaaAGTAATTCATCGCGATTTGAAAGCCGGAAATGTACTGCTAACAATGGAGGGGGGTGTAAAATTAGGTTTGTAATGATGGAAAATAATACCCTTAAAAAAGAACTCCatccatttatttttcttctcttcttctctTGTGCAGCTGACTTTGGCGTCTCGGCAAAAAATAAGCATACTCTACAGAAGCACGACACATTTATAGGTACACCTTATTGGATGGCGCCCGAGCTAGTGCTCTGTGAAACATTTCGGGATAATCCTTACGACTTAAAAGTGGATATCTGGTCACTGGGCATAACACTAATTGAGTTAGCGCAAATGGAACCACCAAATAGTGAAATGTCACCGATGcgtgttttattgaaaatacaaaaaagtgaaCCTCCAACACTGGATCAGCCTTCAAAGTGGAGTAAGGAATTCAATGAGTTTCTAAAGAGAACTTTGGTCAAAGTGAGCGCACACAAAAAGTACTGCAGCAGTAAATTCATTAACCTATGCATTTTACTTATTCAATTTTAGGATCCACAACAACGCCCAACCACAGATATTTTATTACAGCATAGATTCATTAATTGTGAACTAGACGCTAAACCTATAAAAGACTTATTATTAGAATATAAGGCTGAAGTTGTTGAAGAAGTCGTCGATGATGATGCTGAGGTGagtcttattttaaaatatttagatttgAATGACTATTGTATTTGTagtatgtacaaatatatgtacaagtgcaaacaaaaaaacacctgCTTTCATTATttgattattaataattataacataacattttttacACGCTGCTAATTACCTCGCGCAATGCGTTTGTACCATAAAACTGCACGCTAATAttgaaaaccaataaaaataacaaaacaaaacaaaaaaaaaaacatcattgaaaactaaaaaaatacttgTGTACGTTTcacaaactttgttgttgcttttagaAGCTTAAACGTCAAGTGAAGCGGCGCTCTCTTTATCAGAGGGTTGGTAAGTCGGTGGTGGACTTCTTAACGACCTTGACCGTCGGATATTGTTTACCACACTACTTTTTGTCGTTTTACAATTTTAGCCAAGAATTAATCAATGATTGCAtgttacatttttaaaattgaatcaCATATGTACaacttcattcattcatttagaATTCActgcaccattttttttttttttttgaaattttttgttgtggAAATATATCTGCTGATGCATTAttaactgaaatatttttagaaacctTTTTAAGATACTGAATTCCATAAAAACGTGATAATAATTTTCGGCTCATTTAAattggtttttgaaaatgaaaaaataaattaaatatattaagaatttGAAATGGTTGTTTTTTATCCATATGCCTGATCTTGTTATATGGTCTTTGACTTCGATTTTTTTAGGGCATGATAAAAACAAggttgttaaaaatataaaaaattcactcaCCTAAAGCGGCTTTCATTTTGGCTTTCTCATTAAATATTCCTTTCACAAAATATGTAAGATCAAAAAGTGTAGTTGAAATCAACTAAAATTCGCATCGGTATATTTTCATCGCCAATGGTTTTTAAAGGcgtgcttaaaaaataaaagcaacataAATGAAATGGAATATGTTGCTGCCATTACACCAAGATTGCATATTTTTAGACACGCTCCTTTGAATTTTGAAGATGAATAATCTACGATGCCAATTTCAGTGCCTTCTTTATTCTTATTTCCACAGTTTAAgtcattgaattaaatttactttttttaatgaaattatgtacaaaaaactcaaaatttttgatgaaatctGTATTTTCAATGACTGATTTGGTTGagtgaaattaacaaaaataagtagACATCGCATTTGTGTATATCACCTTAATATTGTAAGCTtttttatcgccttcaaagtattttttcctttttttgttcatttaattaaCTTTCTAATTTGTAGTTTATCTGTAATTTAGTAGCTAGTTCCAACAAATAACAAATCGCATGTTCAGATACCAaacaaaatgcaattaaaataaaatgttttaaaattttagtcaaCTTATTTGGGTACAATcaaatttgtttggaaaaatattgtatatttaatttcattaaaattagaatttcttaaatttattaaaattaaaatttattaatataaaattttgttttgaaaaaataatcggTTTAAATGTGTATATCAAAAATTATAtcacatttatttatgtaaatttaatttcattaaaattaaaatttattaaatttattaaaattaaaatttattaatttattaatttattaatttattaatttattaaaattaaaatttattaaaattcttttttctcaacttatctgttaaaaaaaatgttattttttttcaaatgtacgaactctaatttttttctatttaaggatatgtttataattaatttcacatatcgcaccctaaatacaaaagggtcacaactcaaaatgtactcctgctcaaatatgaacgagacgttatcaataaaacggtccgcggatgacatatggcaaaaataaattttttgttttttgttaggactgttataagcttacatgggaaatttcagcgtgatatgtcacatagtttgttttctgtgctactgtaaacaagtcaagctcgagtgtggaaaattttgagttgtgccccttttgtatttagggtgcgatatacataaaatattttttacatttcttaattcaaaatctttaatttaatGATAAGTAAATGATCAACCATCcgttaattttgtataattttatctTTGTTATCTTAGTTTCCTGTATTCATGTTAAGTTTCCATTCATATATCAATTTATTGTAACTTATGTTTGTCTCTCCCCGAAGGAACCCCGCAACTCGGCGCTCCGGCTCGACCTGGACGATGACTCTGCCTCTTTGCAGAGCCAAGATATTGACAAACGTAAGCTTTATCCTCCACTCACACTTCACTCTCACTTAAACTGTCCTAAACTTAGTCATGTGATACGATTTATTTAGTTCCAGGTACCCCAACATCAGTATCTATGGACTCTAAAGAACCAAATCAAACAAATAGTATACCACAAAGTAAACTATCACAACAAGGAGGAGCCGCAGATAATGTTTCTCCCATATTGCAAAAAAGTCTTGAAAATAATATATCATCTTCCAAAGAAGCAAAGGAGGATGAACAAACAAATAGCGTTAACAATGCGCCAAAGGAAAATGATACGAGTAAGCCGCTTTCACCTGGAGTGGCCACTAAACAAGCAGCTGTTGCTACTACACCTGCTGTTGAAGCTGACAGTCTTCCTGAGAAAAGCATTGACGCTGAGAGGAAGGTGAGTAACACTGGCTAATAGCTTAATAGCAGTGaacttaaaaacttaaataccCATATATTTAATATCGTCCATAGATTCCCAAAAAAGAGAAGGGTAAGGCACCGCCACCTCCATCTGCTGCTGTGATTACAAAAACGCCAGAAACTCCAGCAGCGGTAAAAGCACGCACAGAATCGGAGAAGCGAACCAACGACGAATACACCCGCACAACCGCATCAGTCAAAACAGAGCTGACCAAGAATGTAGAAATCGATGTGCTAACTCCTGCATTGCAACAGTTCGTTAATGAACCGCAAGAACAGGCGCAGCCATTGCCATCACCATCACCGCCATCGCCGACCACATCGTCAGCAGCGGTTTCGGTTAATTCAACTTCGTCGTCGGTGAAGAGTGGCGCCATGCTAAGCTCGACCACTTCGCTTATCACCATTAATAGCGAGGCTTCGCCATCCAGCACGCCAACACGTTCATTTAACAATCAGGCACAGCAACAAAATGTCGTTCATCCCAACAGCTTGGAAGCCAGTGGCAGTCAAATAAGAGTTGTAACCAGCACGCATCCACCAGTCATAATTGACAATTCTGTGGTGCCCGCTGCATCACCTCAAAGTGAAGTGATAATTGTTTCAAACGATTTGAATAAGAGCACACATGTGCCAGAATCTTCGACTGACGACGATTTCACTTCGTTCGACGACAGTCTAGGCGATTCACCGCTATCGCCTCGACAGTCATCTATGATAGTGGCTGTGTGTGAGAAGGGAGGCGAAGAAACGGATAAGGGCGAAATGAATGCCGAAGCCAATCAGTCCATTATCGGCAAAAGATCGCGTGCACGAAAACTGGACGAGAGCGAAGTGCTAATCGTTAGCCCATCTTTCGTTGATGATGACTCTGCCTACAATACAGCAACGGGCAGTCACGATCATAGTGAACACCTAATGGACACCAGCCATGTGTCCGTTGTGACTGTCGGCGATGAGATAAAAGTTAAGGACAGTAGTCATCTAAGTAGCGATCAATACGATACAACATTAAGCAACGAAAACAACAACTTAAATAGCCAACGACCATTTATAAAGAATCACCAAAACGGCCAAATTATCACGGGCACACCAACAGAAgatgtaaatattattataaatcgtAACACGCCACAAGACATTAGTGTCGGTAAACGACCGTCACCGGATAATAGCGTGGGCTCAATGGATTCACGTACACTTAGCGAAAGCGGTTCGTTACGCTCTAGTGGCGGTGTTATTCGACGAGCTGTAGGTTTGAATATTGCAACAGTTGATCAGAGTGACGTTGAAAGTATCGGCACCACAACTAGTCATGATAGTCGTAATGAGGCGGAGGGCCCCATAATGGGGTCTAAGATTCCTGAGGATGAAGAAGTTGTCATTCGACGTAAACAAGGACCTCTATCGCCGAAAATAGTAGCACCACCCGGTCCGACTAAAGAGGAAATCGAACTGCGTAATCTACGTAAGAAAACGCGAAAACGTACGCGAAAATTCGAAATTGATGGTGTACAAGTGACCACAACCACCAGCCGTGTCATATACGGCGACGAAGAGACTGGACGACTTTACGATGATCATGTGTTCCGCAAGCAAGAATTGCGagaattaaaaatgttgcaaaaacaagagaagaaacaacaaaacgacTTGCAATTGAAGGAGCAAATTGCTAGGGAACAGCAGGATCGTCGTTTCGAACAGGAACGCATTTCATTGGAGAAGACTTATGAAGCCGATATGGATACATTGGCAAGACAACAGAAGCAATTGATTGAGAAAACGGAACAAGCGCAGGAACATGAGGTGAGGGAGGCATTTCTTAAGATTTCTTCAAAGTGTAGAAAGTGACCTCTGGTAGTGGCAAACGCGCATATTTAGAAACACTTTTTCAAAGGGAAGATGTAAAGATTTTTGCTTCGAGTTTCAAGAAGACACAACTTTTATGatgagtataaaaatattttcactttgtttagtataaatttagtttgaaagcgaaattaattttatatgatcctaaaattttatgactagcagcgaaaggggaaagtgtCTGAATTTTTTGATAGTTTCGaactgttttaaaatttttctcggTTCAAATATTACATTTACCTCAACTCTGTTACTGTTATTTTACTCACCGGCAGCTACGAACATCTTCGAAGCGCATTCGGTCCGAGCAAGAACAAGAATTGAAGATCTTCCGTGAGAATCTGAAACAAGAAATTCGTTTGCTGAAACAAGAAGTAGATTTACTACCCAAAGATAAACGCAAAGACGAATTCAAGCAACGTCGTTCCGCTATGGAACTGGACCATGAGGAGAAAGAGCGCGCTTTCCTAGATTCGCTCAAAGAACGCCATGAATTGTTGTTGCGACGGTTGAGTGAAAAACATCGCGATCATCTTGCCACAATCAATCGCAATTTCCTACAGCAGAAGCAAAATGCCATGCGTACACGCGAAGCACTGCTGTGGGAGTTGGAAGAGAAGCAATTGCATGAGCGCCATCAATTGGCCAAGCGGCACGTAAAGGAATTATGTTTCATGCAGCGCCATCAAATGATTGTGCGACATGAGAAAGAATTGGATCAGGTGAAGAAAATGTTGCAACGCAAAGAGGAGGATATGATTAAGAAACAGGCTTTGGAGAAACGAGCGTTGCCAAAGCGAATTCGTGCGGAACGTAAAGCACGAGATTTGATGTTCCGTGAATCTTTGCGGATATCAACAAATCTTGATCCCGAAGTCGAAAGAGAGCGACTTAAGAAGGTAAGCAACCGCTGTTAATGCGTGGATGGACAAtcctttaaagttattttttttgtttattttgttagttcCAAGAGCAAGAAAAGAAACGTTACACGCAAGAGGAGCGACGATTTGAAATTAAACATCAAAAGCAACTGGAGGAATTGCGCGCAACACGTGAGGGAGCGATAAGGTAAGCTAAGTTTAGAAAATGTAGCGAATATAAGTGAAGCAGAAGTGTCTTGTGCCGGCTGGCGTATCAATGCGGGTTGCGTGGGCCAAAcgacctttattttttttgttttgtaaaaaatttagttggtTTTCTCTGAAAAGCTGATTCTCCTGCATGTAATAAGATTGAGCGGCGGCGACTAACACATTCGCAACAAACACAGTGTAAAGGAAAATCGGGCCCTTCTTATTTTGGGTTGTCTGGTTGTTAACATTCTGTTGGATGAACAGGAGAGAAGGGACTGTCGGATGAGGGCATACCTGGCATACGTTGTGACATTTGTTATTGTCTGACTACGATTTATCTTTTAATTGTGTAAGGACGGAACTCGCCTTAAGTCCGAatagatattttgtaaaatCCCCAATCGTGGGCGCTTTATTAGTGCCATCTGACAATGTGAAGTATCTTAGTCTGGTACTGAATATAAGTTATCGTGGAGACCCAGTATTGAGTAGAGTATTACAAAGGCTTCAGTTGCTTTGTAAGTCTGCAGCGGCACCATCGGGAATTGGAGCTCTCACCTAAGGtggttttttaaaactaattattgtaaaaccaaacattttatgTGTTGCCATCGTCTAGTGGAAaccactggcacaattacgttctggatactgcagcaggttaaactcctacctatctaGAATTGACCAGAACATACTAAACATGTGTGGGCATGTGAATCCCCCCCGTACGACACTAATCACCTTtccacatgccccatcaaatccAATCATCTaaaacccctctccctctggaccgaACCTGACGAAACAGCAATTTtcttgggcctaccgttagatgagctagacgaagacgatttATACTatactgacagggcaaagttgctgctacaacaacaacaacaacgacttcATCTCTATTCTTAAACTATGGGAATTCACAAATATATAGAAACATTGAGTTTCTCCTCACCTTAATTCACCAAAGGATAGGTTGGAGGCAGCGTGTTCTGCCAGGTGCTTAAGTTTATGCTTCCGTATAACAACAACTACTAAACCTACAATCCCTGACTTGAACTATTAAACTGCGTTATTTTTAATAGAGCTTTTCGAACTACACTTATCGCACAATTTTCTTTGCTTCCCTCATTTTATACAGAGAGCTTGAGCAGTTGCAGAATGAGAAACGGAAAGCTTTGGTCGAACATGAACAAGCCAAGTTGACGGATATCGACGAGCGACTAAAGGCCGAGTTGCGTGAATGGAAGGAACAATTAGTACCTAGAAAGCAGGTAAATATTCGTTCAATCCAATGTAAATACTGTTGTTACGATATCAAAATAGTTCTTCTAATTTGGGTTTTTATGCATAGACGGTTTTAGTTGAGTTGAGCGCAGATTTCGTACTAAAGCATTGTTGCATTGTCAATTTGataattgtagaaaaaatatgattcggtattttcgtttgtttttaactttgttTATTGGCgtgtttatttgtaaaatatttgtttttgtaattcatttatttttaattggtttgcattacactctatattttgtattttttgtgtttgtacaatacacATCTCGTACATGCCAAAATATTATATGGAtggatatatattaataaacacCTCCCCCACAATGTGACAATGCAATGAATGCGTTAGGAAGTTAGGCATGTAGTTGTTGGCTTCTCTATTGTTTGATTTGCTTCAATTACCCATTTGTGGGTTAGTACTATTTTAACACACAGTGCATTAAATAACACAGCACAGGGCCTGaatgacaagttttgacaattttgtttttatttaattcatagaagattttttttttttactacactCATACATAGTTCACTTTTTTACAAGAAATGAGTCCAAATTTAAAGCTTTatccattgaaaaaaaattaacaaatttatatgaaattttcaaactttttaaccagaactttcacaaaaaatttcgaGTAAGTTTCAtaacccattgaattttagtagaaAGTATAAGCTTGAaggcatacagtatgggggagttcgcaaatctcctgGCGCACTAAAccacgaatattcggctcatacgtgaagtccgtattgttctacggaagcgaaacatggcgaaacaccagatagcatcacgagaatggcactgggtTGGAATACGCAAGGGAGAATAGGTCGCGGTCgatcaaaaaacacttggagaaggtcgatggtgcgcgaactagcagatgccgacttctcatgggacggtgcaaaaacaacagcacagaaccgtatatgatggaagagtcttgtcgaggccctatgcttccggcaggagtgaacaagaataaaaaaagaataagctCGAAGTGACTCAAATGTCGATGTCAAATTGCTGACAGTGTTTGGAGTTATTATTACAAGACcgccagcaaacaaaaaaaaatgtgaaaaatcaaTACGAT
The sequence above is drawn from the Anastrepha obliqua isolate idAnaObli1 chromosome 4, idAnaObli1_1.0, whole genome shotgun sequence genome and encodes:
- the LOC129246256 gene encoding serine/threonine-protein kinase 10 isoform X1 → MSFINNLKKVFHLGGGEAKKKRLYNNIKMDTDPAEFWEMVGELGDGAFGKVYKAQHKEHKRFAAAKLCTLEDEENLSDHMVEIDILSEIKHPNIVELYEAFSIEDKLWMLIEYCDGGALDSIMVELEKPLTEPQIAYVCRHMTEGLSFLHKSKVIHRDLKAGNVLLTMEGGVKLADFGVSAKNKHTLQKHDTFIGTPYWMAPELVLCETFRDNPYDLKVDIWSLGITLIELAQMEPPNSEMSPMRVLLKIQKSEPPTLDQPSKWSKEFNEFLKRTLVKDPQQRPTTDILLQHRFINCELDAKPIKDLLLEYKAEVVEEVVDDDAEEPRNSALRLDLDDDSASLQSQDIDKLPGTPTSVSMDSKEPNQTNSIPQSKLSQQGGAADNVSPILQKSLENNISSSKEAKEDEQTNSVNNAPKENDTSKPLSPGVATKQAAVATTPAVEADSLPEKSIDAERKIPKKEKGKAPPPPSAAVITKTPETPAAVKARTESEKRTNDEYTRTTASVKTELTKNVEIDVLTPALQQFVNEPQEQAQPLPSPSPPSPTTSSAAVSVNSTSSSVKSGAMLSSTTSLITINSEASPSSTPTRSFNNQAQQQNVVHPNSLEASGSQIRVVTSTHPPVIIDNSVVPAASPQSEVIIVSNDLNKSTHVPESSTDDDFTSFDDSLGDSPLSPRQSSMIVAVCEKGGEETDKGEMNAEANQSIIGKRSRARKLDESEVLIVSPSFVDDDSAYNTATGSHDHSEHLMDTSHVSVVTVGDEIKVKDSSHLSSDQYDTTLSNENNNLNSQRPFIKNHQNGQIITGTPTEDVNIIINRNTPQDISVGKRPSPDNSVGSMDSRTLSESGSLRSSGGVIRRAVGLNIATVDQSDVESIGTTTSHDSRNEAEGPIMGSKIPEDEEVVIRRKQGPLSPKIVAPPGPTKEEIELRNLRKKTRKRTRKFEIDGVQVTTTTSRVIYGDEETGRLYDDHVFRKQELRELKMLQKQEKKQQNDLQLKEQIAREQQDRRFEQERISLEKTYEADMDTLARQQKQLIEKTEQAQEHELRTSSKRIRSEQEQELKIFRENLKQEIRLLKQEVDLLPKDKRKDEFKQRRSAMELDHEEKERAFLDSLKERHELLLRRLSEKHRDHLATINRNFLQQKQNAMRTREALLWELEEKQLHERHQLAKRHVKELCFMQRHQMIVRHEKELDQVKKMLQRKEEDMIKKQALEKRALPKRIRAERKARDLMFRESLRISTNLDPEVERERLKKFQEQEKKRYTQEERRFEIKHQKQLEELRATREGAIRELEQLQNEKRKALVEHEQAKLTDIDERLKAELREWKEQLVPRKQKLIDTLNEMSERFEKKYGPIPDRVPFTLKDIEVPLQLRGFFNDAPRSLPRGLFLSGNQMLRSRTYFSLSLDPRTKFHGSTPDLSRSVPTTPVFRKFGPTKERSDSLALERAPRLREERFTDEIVELRQAHGVLTPRFVSAAATAASSSAAGVVKVDMPSDVGQLKAINVQTPTLGASRQVDSERPLLSTFRSTMPPQSSHNNELTKNMNTNIYSTPHADIVSNRFNKKENLKVDEPTTTISETTISNKPDLRHQAQNLLYSSSFAIKRPSLYGTGRSSLGSTQSLYDIYEGTTRFNTPAERVEPDVRLSNKKATALLDSIEPSLRASIKLGSVQEVNNLDDKEVKYTIPRIEVKDKKSKRNIAVGRLDEDSWA
- the LOC129246256 gene encoding serine/threonine-protein kinase 10 isoform X3 produces the protein MSFINNLKKVFHLGGGEAKKKRLYNNIKMDTDPAEFWEMVGELGDGAFGKVYKAQHKEHKRFAAAKLCTLEDEENLSDHMVEIDILSEIKHPNIVELYEAFSIEDKLWMLIEYCDGGALDSIMVELEKPLTEPQIAYVCRHMTEGLSFLHKSKVIHRDLKAGNVLLTMEGGVKLADFGVSAKNKHTLQKHDTFIGTPYWMAPELVLCETFRDNPYDLKVDIWSLGITLIELAQMEPPNSEMSPMRVLLKIQKSEPPTLDQPSKWSKEFNEFLKRTLVKDPQQRPTTDILLQHRFINCELDAKPIKDLLLEYKAEVVEEVVDDDAEEPRNSALRLDLDDDSASLQSQDIDKLPGTPTSVSMDSKEPNQTNSIPQSKLSQQGGAADNVSPILQKSLENNISSSKEAKEDEQTNSVNNAPKENDTSKPLSPGVATKQAAVATTPAVEADSLPEKSIDAERKIPKKEKGKAPPPPSAAVITKTPETPAAVKARTESEKRTNDEYTRTTASVKTELTKNVEIDVLTPALQQFVNEPQEQAQPLPSPSPPSPTTSSAAVSVNSTSSSVKSGAMLSSTTSLITINSEASPSSTPTRSFNNQAQQQNVVHPNSLEASGSQIRVVTSTHPPVIIDNSVVPAASPQSEVIIVSNDLNKSTHVPESSTDDDFTSFDDSLGDSPLSPRQSSMIVAVCEKGGEETDKGEMNAEANQSIIGKRSRARKLDESEVLIVSPSFVDDDSAYNTATGSHDHSEHLMDTSHVSVVTVGDEIKVKDSSHLSSDQYDTTLSNENNNLNSQRPFIKNHQNGQIITGTPTEDVNIIINRNTPQDISVGKRPSPDNSVGSMDSRTLSESGSLRSSGGVIRRAVGLNIATVDQSDVESIGTTTSHDSRNEAEGPIMGSKIPEDEEVVIRRKQGPLSPKIVAPPGPTKEEIELRNLRKKTRKRTRKFEIDGVQVTTTTSRVIYGDEETGRLYDDHVFRKQELRELKMLQKQEKKQQNDLQLKEQIAREQQDRRFEQERISLEKTYEADMDTLARQQKQLIEKTEQAQEHELRTSSKRIRSEQEQELKIFRENLKQEIRLLKQEVDLLPKDKRKDEFKQRRSAMELDHEEKERAFLDSLKERHELLLRRLSEKHRDHLATINRNFLQQKQNAMRTREALLWELEEKQLHERHQLAKRHVKELCFMQRHQMIVRHEKELDQVKKMLQRKEEDMIKKQALEKRALPKRIRAERKARDLMFRESLRISTNLDPEVERERLKKFQEQEKKRYTQEERRFEIKHQKQLEELRATREGAIRELEQLQNEKRKALVEHEQAKLTDIDERLKAELREWKEQLVPRKQRLEETFAQQLEEMELLYGGALVVPMPSDTLQRDHFTGSTRSSLSSYSEG
- the LOC129246256 gene encoding serine/threonine-protein kinase 10 isoform X2; translated protein: MSFINNLKKVFHLGGGEAKKKRLYNNIKMDTDPAEFWEMVGELGDGAFGKVYKAQHKEHKRFAAAKLCTLEDEENLSDHMVEIDILSEIKHPNIVELYEAFSIEDKLWMLIEYCDGGALDSIMVELEKPLTEPQIAYVCRHMTEGLSFLHKSKVIHRDLKAGNVLLTMEGGVKLADFGVSAKNKHTLQKHDTFIGTPYWMAPELVLCETFRDNPYDLKVDIWSLGITLIELAQMEPPNSEMSPMRVLLKIQKSEPPTLDQPSKWSKEFNEFLKRTLVKDPQQRPTTDILLQHRFINCELDAKPIKDLLLEYKAEVVEEVVDDDAEEPRNSALRLDLDDDSASLQSQDIDKRTPTSVSMDSKEPNQTNSIPQSKLSQQGGAADNVSPILQKSLENNISSSKEAKEDEQTNSVNNAPKENDTSKPLSPGVATKQAAVATTPAVEADSLPEKSIDAERKIPKKEKGKAPPPPSAAVITKTPETPAAVKARTESEKRTNDEYTRTTASVKTELTKNVEIDVLTPALQQFVNEPQEQAQPLPSPSPPSPTTSSAAVSVNSTSSSVKSGAMLSSTTSLITINSEASPSSTPTRSFNNQAQQQNVVHPNSLEASGSQIRVVTSTHPPVIIDNSVVPAASPQSEVIIVSNDLNKSTHVPESSTDDDFTSFDDSLGDSPLSPRQSSMIVAVCEKGGEETDKGEMNAEANQSIIGKRSRARKLDESEVLIVSPSFVDDDSAYNTATGSHDHSEHLMDTSHVSVVTVGDEIKVKDSSHLSSDQYDTTLSNENNNLNSQRPFIKNHQNGQIITGTPTEDVNIIINRNTPQDISVGKRPSPDNSVGSMDSRTLSESGSLRSSGGVIRRAVGLNIATVDQSDVESIGTTTSHDSRNEAEGPIMGSKIPEDEEVVIRRKQGPLSPKIVAPPGPTKEEIELRNLRKKTRKRTRKFEIDGVQVTTTTSRVIYGDEETGRLYDDHVFRKQELRELKMLQKQEKKQQNDLQLKEQIAREQQDRRFEQERISLEKTYEADMDTLARQQKQLIEKTEQAQEHELRTSSKRIRSEQEQELKIFRENLKQEIRLLKQEVDLLPKDKRKDEFKQRRSAMELDHEEKERAFLDSLKERHELLLRRLSEKHRDHLATINRNFLQQKQNAMRTREALLWELEEKQLHERHQLAKRHVKELCFMQRHQMIVRHEKELDQVKKMLQRKEEDMIKKQALEKRALPKRIRAERKARDLMFRESLRISTNLDPEVERERLKKFQEQEKKRYTQEERRFEIKHQKQLEELRATREGAIRELEQLQNEKRKALVEHEQAKLTDIDERLKAELREWKEQLVPRKQKLIDTLNEMSERFEKKYGPIPDRVPFTLKDIEVPLQLRGFFNDAPRSLPRGLFLSGNQMLRSRTYFSLSLDPRTKFHGSTPDLSRSVPTTPVFRKFGPTKERSDSLALERAPRLREERFTDEIVELRQAHGVLTPRFVSAAATAASSSAAGVVKVDMPSDVGQLKAINVQTPTLGASRQVDSERPLLSTFRSTMPPQSSHNNELTKNMNTNIYSTPHADIVSNRFNKKENLKVDEPTTTISETTISNKPDLRHQAQNLLYSSSFAIKRPSLYGTGRSSLGSTQSLYDIYEGTTRFNTPAERVEPDVRLSNKKATALLDSIEPSLRASIKLGSVQEVNNLDDKEVKYTIPRIEVKDKKSKRNIAVGRLDEDSWA